A window from Chaetodon trifascialis isolate fChaTrf1 chromosome 5, fChaTrf1.hap1, whole genome shotgun sequence encodes these proteins:
- the tdo2a gene encoding tryptophan 2,3-dioxygenase A, which produces MSGCPYFEKRHLLFKSKPHTTEEEEDASQAGVNKASKGGIIYGDYLQLDKVISAQVLQSEVKGNKIHDEHLFIVTHQAYELWFKQILFELDSVREIFISGHVRDERNMLKVNTRIHRIVMIFRLLVDQFAVLETMTALDFFDFRDYLSPASGFQSLQFRILENKIGVLDNLRVPYNRRHYRDNFKGHDSELLLATEQEPTLLKLVEEWLERTPGLEADGFNFWERLEINIFDGLNQEKEKIEGMPESEEKKEMMDELVKQRELFTSLFDEKRHDHLLSKGERRLSYKALQGALMIYFYREEPRFQVPFQLLTSLMDIDTLMTKWRYNHVCMVHRMIGSKAGTGGSSGYHYLRSTVSDRYKVFVDLFNLATFLVPRHWVPKLNPNVHTFLYMAECCDSSYCSSEDSD; this is translated from the exons ATGAGTGGATGTCCGTACTTTGAGAAGAGGCATTT GTTATTCAAAAGCAAGCCTcacacaacagaagaagaggaggatgccTCTCAGGCAGGGGTCAACAAGGCCAGTAAAGGAGGAATCATCTATGGAGACTACCTGCAG CTCGACAAAGTAATCTCAGCCCAGGTGTTGCAGAGCGAAGTCAAGGGTAATAAGATCCACGATGAGCACCTCTTCATTGTCACTCATCAAG cttATGAGCTGTGGTTCAAACAGATTTTGTTTGAACTCGACTCCGTGCGAGAAATCTTCATCAGTGGACAC GTCCGAGACGAACGCAATATGCTCAAAGTGAACACTCGGATCCACAGGATCGTCATGATCTTCAGACTGCTGGTCGACCAGTTCGCGGTTCTGGAAACAATGACAGCCTTGGACTTTTTTGACTTCAG GGATTACCTGTCTCCAGCCTCTGGATTCCAAAGCCTTCAGTTTCGGATCCTGGAGAACAAAATCGGGGTCCTGGACAACCTGAGGGTTCCATACAACAGACGTCATTACAGGGACAATTTCAAGGGTCATGACAGTGAGCTGCTGCTTGCCACTGAACAGGAGCCAACACTCTTAAAACTGGTCGAG GAATGGCTGGAGAGAACTCCTGGCTTGGAGGCAGATGGATTCAATTTCTGGGAAAGGCTGGAAATCAATATATTTGATGGGCTGAAtcaggagaaggagaaaatcGAG GGAATGCCAGAAtctgaggagaagaaggaaatgATGGATGAGCTGGTCAAACAGAGAGAGCTGTTCACGTCTCTGTTTGACGAAAAGCGTCATGACCATCTCCTCAGCAAAG GTGAGAGGCGGCTCTCGTACAAAGCTCTCCAAGGTGCCCTGATGATCTACTTCTACAG GGAAGAGCCCAGGTTCCAGGTTCCTTTCCAGTTGTTAACGTCCCTCATGGATATTGACACCCTCATGACAAAATGGAGAT ACAATCACGTATGCATGGTGCATCGTATGATTGGCAGCAAAGCCGGCACAGGGGGCTCGTCCGGCTACCACTACCTGAGATCCACTGTCAG TGACCGCTACAAAGTGTTTGTGGATCTGTTCAACCTGGCAACGTTCCTGGTGCCTCGCCACTGGGTGCCCAAGCTGAATCCCAACGTTCATACGTTCCTCTACATGGCCGAATGCTGCGACAGCTCCTACTGCAGCAGCGAAGACTCAGACTAG